From Pagrus major chromosome 2, Pma_NU_1.0, one genomic window encodes:
- the zbtb44 gene encoding zinc finger and BTB domain-containing protein 44 isoform X2 gives MGVKTFTHSSTSHSQEMLEKLNALRNEGHLCDVTIRVQDKLFLAHKVVLACCSEFFRSKLVGRPEEEDKFVLDLHHVTVSGFAPLLEYAYTSTLSISTENIIDVLAAASYMQMFAVASTCSEFMKSSILWSPGNNNNNNNLTADKPHESAPESASSNCALTPLDGSVSPVSSDCSVMERNVPICRESRRKRKSFVTMASPESPLKCTTQMVTTSPQIPNPSPSFSDSTAQPVESSLAFPWTFPFGIDRRFHSDKSKLPESPRCLEQGTPGTSEVVVGRRLSDFLTCESSKVVSSPVATEEEDVRVKVERLSDEEVQEASSQPVSASQSSLSDQQTVPGSEQVQEELLISPQSSSIGSMDEGVSEGLPSMQSTSNTGGHAEDDERLEGIQYPYHLYISPSARPGTNGPDRPFQCPTCGVRFTRIQNLKQHMLIHSGIKPFQCDRCGKKFTRAYSLKMHRLKHEVISSCPTT, from the exons ATGGGGGTCAAAACCTTTACTCACAGCTCAACGTCCCACAGCCAGGAGATGCTGGAGAAGCTTAACGCTTTACGCAACGAGGGCCACTTATGTGATGTCACCATCCGGGTCCAAGACAAGCTCTTCCTGGCCCACAAAGTGGTCCTGGCCTGCTGCAGTGAATTCTTTCGCTCCAAACTGGTGGGCCggccagaggaggaggacaagttCGTGTTGGATCTTCATCACGTGACCGTTAGTGGCTTCGCTCCTCTGTTGGAATATGCTTACACATCTACGCTGTCCATTAGCACAGAGAATATCATTGACGTTCTGGCAGCTGCAAGTTACATGCAGATGTTTGCTGTGGCTAGCACATGTTCAGAGTTCATGAAGTCCAGTATTCTGTGGAGCCCaggtaacaacaacaacaacaacaacctgacAGCAGATAAACCCCATGAATCAGCACCAGAGAGCGCCTCATCAAACTGTGCCCTGACGCCATTGGATGGCAGCGTGTCACCTGTTTCATCTGACTGCAGTGTGATGGAGAGAAACGTTCCTATATGCCGTGAATCACGACGGAAACGCAAAAGCTTTGTAACGATGGCATCACCTGAGAGTCCACTCAAATGCACTACACAGATGGTTACCACCTCCCCTCAGATCCCCAACCCATCCCCTTCATTCTCTGACAGCACAGCCCAGCCTGTGGAATCCTCCTTGGCCTTCCCATGGACTTTCCCGTTCGGTATCGACCGGAGGTTCCACTCAGACAAATCAAAGCTACCGGAGAGCCCTCGTTGTTTAGAGCAGGGCACCCCAGGGACCTCAGAAGTGGTTGTTGGCCGGCGGCTCAGCGACTTCCTAACATGTGAGAGCTCCAAGGTGGTGTCATCACCAGTGgcaacagaagaggaagatgtgaGAGTGAAGGTGGAGCGTCTTAGTGATGAGGAGGTCCAAGAGGCGTCCTCGCAGCCGGTCAGTGCCTCCCAGAGCTCACTGAGTGACCAGCAGACGGTGCCAGGAAGTGAACAGGTCCAGGAGGAGCTCCTCATCAGTCCACAGTCCTCCTCTATAG GGTCGATGGATGAGGGAGTGTCTGAGGGTTTGCCATCAATGCAGAGCACCTCCAACACTGGAGGACATGCGGAAGATGATGAAAG GTTAGAAGGTATTCAGTACCCTTACCACCTTTATATCAGCCCCTCAGCCAGGCCCGGCACCAATGGCCCCGACAGGCCCTTCCAATGTCCGACCTGCGGAGTCAGATTCACGCGCATTCAAAACCTGAAGCAGCATATGCTCATACACTCCG GCATTAAGCCTTTCCAGTGTGACCGCTGTGGGAAAAAGTTCACACGGGCCTACTCCCTAAAGATGCATCGGCTGAAGCACGAAG TGATTTCCTCGTGCCCGACTACCTGA